From bacterium:
AAAGCGTGCCGACGATTTCGGGGTTTTCGTCCAACTCGATATCTACCCGTTCACCGAGAAATTCGAGTTGATTACCGGAGCCAGATACGACATGCACGACTCAAAAGACGATCTGGCGGGGATCGAATATAACGAAAGCGCATTTAATCCGAGGATAGCGGCGCGCTATTTTCTGAGCGATAATTTCACCTTGCGCGGCTCGTTCGGAAGCGGTTTTCGCGTGCCTTACCTTTTTTCCGAAGACCTGCATCTATGCGCTTCATCGCCGCGAATCTATAAGGGAAGCGATCTTAAGCCGGAGAAAGCATCGAGTTTCTCGCTGGGAACCGATTATATGACCACCGGAATCGAAATGGGAGTCGGCTTTTTCTACACGAAGATAAGCGATAAGGTTTAATTCATCGAACCGGGCGGTGGAGATGTGCCGGCGGGCTTCGATTTCAGGTGGGCGAATGTCGGCGAGGCCACAACGATGGGTTCCGAGGTGTTTTTCAGGGGTTCACCGCTGTCATGGCTTAGCTATAACGCCAACGCCGTTTATACGAACGCCCGTTTCGACGAAAAACGCGATCCCGACATAGACGATAGCGACAGAATCCCGCGTTCGCCGGATTTAACCGCCTATGGCGAGTTGATGTTCAAAATGGGGCGGGCCAATTTGAGCACGAGTGTCAATTTCACCGGCAGCATGTTCATCGATCACGTGCCCGAGGAGGACGAAACCAATTACATATTGGAAAAGACCGATCCATACGCGACTGTGAACGCCCGAATCGGCTACAGGATAAATCGATTGG
This genomic window contains:
- a CDS encoding TonB-dependent receptor is translated as KRADDFGVFVQLDIYPFTEKFELITGARYDMHDSKDDLAGIEYNESAFNPRIAARYFLSDNFTLRGSFGSGFRVPYLFSEDLHLCASSPRIYKGSDLKPEKASSFSLGTDYMTTGIEMGVGFFYTKISDKV
- a CDS encoding TonB-dependent receptor encodes the protein MPAGFDFRWANVGEATTMGSEVFFRGSPLSWLSYNANAVYTNARFDEKRDPDIDDSDRIPRSPDLTAYGELMFKMGRANLSTSVNFTGSMFIDHVPEEDETNYILEKTDPYATVNARIGYRINRLVELQLIAKNLFDYTQPTRDITDAAYIYAPLIGRQISAGITIDL